From the Micromonospora lupini genome, one window contains:
- a CDS encoding glycoside hydrolase family 11 protein, whose amino-acid sequence MTDTSHTPTRPGRRGRIRLLLGAACAAVLAVAGTVTATNAYAEADRTLTSSLTGTHNGYYFSFWKDGGNASMTLRADGRYSSSWDRSTNNWVGGKGWATGSRRTVSYSASYNPGNNNTYLALYGWTRNPLIEYYVVENFGSYNPSNGAQRMGTVTTDGGTYDILRSLRTNAPSIDGNQTFYQYWSVRQQKRSSGTITTANHFDAWARAGLNLGTNHAYQIMATEGYQSSGSSDVTVREGSGGNPTSGPTSNPTTGNPGTGTCNATISAGQQWGDRFNLNVAVSGTNNWVVSLGLGGGQSIQNSWNASVSGTSGTVTARPNGNGNNFGITVMANGNWNWPTISCATG is encoded by the coding sequence ATGACCGACACCAGCCACACCCCCACCAGGCCAGGGAGGCGCGGCCGCATCCGGTTGCTCCTGGGCGCCGCGTGCGCCGCCGTCCTGGCCGTCGCCGGCACGGTGACGGCGACGAACGCGTACGCCGAGGCCGACCGGACGCTCACCTCGAGCCTGACCGGCACGCACAACGGCTACTACTTCTCCTTCTGGAAGGACGGCGGCAACGCCAGCATGACGCTGCGCGCCGACGGCCGGTACTCGAGCAGTTGGGACCGCAGCACCAACAACTGGGTCGGCGGCAAGGGCTGGGCCACCGGCTCGCGGCGGACGGTCAGCTACTCGGCCAGCTACAACCCGGGCAACAACAACACCTACCTCGCCCTGTACGGATGGACGCGCAACCCGCTCATCGAGTACTACGTGGTGGAGAACTTCGGCAGCTACAACCCGAGCAACGGCGCCCAGCGGATGGGCACGGTGACCACCGACGGCGGCACCTACGACATCCTCCGCAGCCTGCGGACCAACGCGCCATCGATCGACGGCAACCAGACGTTCTACCAGTACTGGAGCGTCCGCCAGCAGAAGCGTTCGAGTGGCACCATCACCACCGCCAACCACTTCGACGCCTGGGCCCGCGCCGGCCTGAACCTCGGCACCAACCACGCCTACCAGATCATGGCCACCGAGGGCTACCAGAGCAGCGGCAGCTCCGACGTCACCGTCCGCGAGGGCAGCGGCGGCAACCCGACATCCGGGCCCACCTCCAACCCCACCACCGGCAACCCCGGGACCGGCACCTGCAACGCGACGATCTCCGCCGGTCAGCAGTGGGGCGACCGCTTCAATCTCAACGTCGCGGTAAGCGGCACCAACAACTGGGTCGTCAGCCTCGGCCTCGGCGGCGGCCAGAGCATCCAGAACAGCTGGAACGCCTCCGTGAGCGGCACCAGCGGAACCGTCACCGCCAGGCCGAACGGCAACGGCAACAACTTCGGGATAACGGTCATGGCCAACGGCAACTGGAACTGGCCCACGATCAGCTGCGCCACCGGCTGA
- a CDS encoding VOC family protein: protein MISRAVAGFGPTLAGTRRARTAEAGDEEVVMTLANPAPDYFQPEDGMFLATLLIVRDIDRSREYYERVFGATCVHDANPLIMRFFNSYIIINVEGGPTDDKPTVQAKAPADSNTLSCAMNVRVRDIRALYTEWKARGADFLTEPKDHGTEIRCYLRDPDGYLVEIGQGL from the coding sequence GTGATCTCCCGCGCCGTTGCCGGTTTCGGCCCGACCCTGGCGGGAACCCGTCGCGCCCGTACAGCAGAGGCAGGCGACGAAGAGGTGGTTATGACCCTGGCCAACCCGGCTCCCGACTATTTCCAGCCCGAAGACGGCATGTTCCTGGCGACGCTGCTCATCGTCCGTGACATCGATCGGTCGCGGGAGTACTACGAGCGCGTGTTCGGGGCGACGTGCGTTCACGACGCGAACCCGTTGATCATGAGGTTCTTCAACAGCTACATCATCATCAACGTCGAGGGTGGCCCGACTGACGACAAGCCGACGGTCCAGGCCAAGGCCCCGGCCGACTCCAACACCCTGAGCTGCGCGATGAACGTCCGGGTCCGGGACATCCGCGCGCTCTACACCGAGTGGAAGGCCCGTGGCGCGGATTTCCTCACCGAGCCGAAGGACCACGGCACGGAGATCCGCTGTTACCTCCGCGATCCGGACGGCTATCTGGTGGAGATCGGACAGGGCCTGTAG
- a CDS encoding multicopper oxidase family protein has product MTTGSLLVADLVLTVLAAGGWLGGGAAAAARRRPLARGLAAVALLATVGRAITVVALARAGWWFAAEKVLIAGPLSLAAVVVAGPWLLRAAGDGRPVAVPLLFAGYAVSGALLVTILHGYPASASVGLLAVAGVGAATAVSWRFLDARPSRTASRAAVVVTVAALLAGTGLAVAPGAAPAVPHDHGYPQVRTSDEPTRRFTLTAGTATVRAAGRDVAAWAFNAQVPGPELTATVGDVVEVTLRNRDIGRGVTVHWHGYDVPNSQDGVPGVTQAAVLPGQEFVYRFRADQAGTYWYHTHAVSDVGVRMGLYGVLVVRPGPPTGVDVTVPVHTLAGRPLPAARAERVEAGVPVRLRLINTDNTTHRYALAGTAFQVAAIDGVDLRGPTPLADTAVLIPAGGRYDLVFTAPATPVALFVDGRTVYSTGEVSTATGGWPVLDPFTYGAPAPAPWTRFDREFTLVLDRGLDLHGLLPRYAHTVNGAADPDIPPQVVRRGDVVRFTIVNRSQTVHPWHLHGHHVLVLSRTRRAAVGSPLWLDSFDVRPGEVWEVAFRADNPGMWANHCHNLGHADAGMTLHLMYS; this is encoded by the coding sequence ATGACGACCGGCTCGCTGCTCGTGGCGGACCTCGTGCTCACGGTCCTCGCCGCCGGCGGATGGCTGGGCGGCGGCGCGGCGGCGGCCGCCCGGCGGCGTCCACTCGCACGCGGGCTGGCCGCCGTCGCGCTGCTCGCCACGGTCGGCCGCGCGATCACGGTGGTGGCGCTCGCCCGCGCCGGCTGGTGGTTCGCCGCCGAGAAGGTCCTCATCGCCGGACCCCTGTCGCTCGCGGCGGTGGTCGTCGCCGGGCCGTGGCTGCTGCGGGCCGCGGGCGACGGCCGGCCCGTCGCGGTCCCGCTCCTCTTCGCCGGGTACGCCGTGAGCGGCGCCCTGCTGGTGACGATCCTGCACGGCTATCCGGCGTCGGCGTCGGTGGGGCTGCTCGCAGTCGCCGGGGTCGGCGCGGCGACGGCTGTCTCGTGGCGCTTCCTCGACGCCCGGCCGTCCCGGACGGCGTCCCGGGCGGCAGTCGTGGTGACTGTCGCGGCGCTGCTGGCCGGGACCGGGCTGGCAGTCGCCCCGGGCGCCGCGCCCGCCGTACCGCACGATCATGGCTATCCGCAGGTCCGGACCTCCGACGAACCCACCCGGCGGTTCACCCTGACGGCCGGGACCGCCACGGTGCGCGCGGCGGGCCGTGACGTCGCGGCGTGGGCGTTCAACGCCCAGGTGCCCGGGCCGGAGCTGACCGCCACCGTCGGCGACGTCGTGGAGGTGACGTTGCGCAACCGGGACATCGGGCGGGGCGTCACAGTGCACTGGCACGGGTACGACGTGCCGAACAGCCAGGACGGCGTACCCGGGGTGACGCAGGCGGCGGTGCTGCCCGGCCAGGAGTTCGTCTACCGGTTCCGTGCCGATCAGGCCGGGACGTACTGGTACCACACCCACGCGGTGTCCGACGTCGGTGTGCGGATGGGCCTCTACGGCGTCCTGGTCGTGCGCCCGGGGCCGCCGACCGGCGTCGACGTCACAGTGCCTGTGCACACCCTGGCGGGTCGTCCGCTGCCCGCGGCGAGAGCGGAGCGGGTCGAGGCCGGCGTACCGGTACGGCTGCGCCTGATCAACACCGACAACACGACGCACCGTTACGCCCTGGCCGGGACCGCCTTCCAGGTCGCCGCGATCGACGGCGTCGACCTGCGGGGTCCGACGCCGCTCGCGGACACCGCCGTGCTGATCCCGGCCGGGGGCCGCTACGACCTGGTGTTCACCGCGCCGGCCACGCCGGTGGCCCTGTTCGTCGACGGACGGACTGTCTACTCCACCGGTGAGGTGTCGACGGCGACGGGCGGGTGGCCCGTCCTGGACCCGTTCACCTACGGTGCGCCGGCGCCGGCGCCGTGGACCCGGTTCGACAGGGAGTTCACCCTCGTCCTCGACCGTGGCCTCGACCTGCACGGACTGCTCCCGCGCTACGCCCACACAGTGAACGGCGCGGCCGATCCGGACATCCCGCCGCAGGTCGTCCGCCGAGGCGACGTCGTCCGGTTCACGATCGTCAACAGGTCGCAGACCGTGCACCCGTGGCATCTGCACGGCCACCACGTTCTCGTGTTGTCCCGCACTCGGAGGGCGGCGGTCGGTAGTCCGTTGTGGCTGGACTCGTTCGACGTCCGTCCGGGGGAGGTGTGGGAGGTGGCGTTCCGGGCCGACAACCCGGGGATGTGGGCGAACCACTGCCACAATCTGGGGCACGCCGACGCCGGGATGACGCTGCACCTGATGTACTCGTGA
- a CDS encoding DUF6220 domain-containing protein, which yields MRKAFVVSASLLLAAFALQFVFAAVGGFTKPGGDGAYALHSVNGMAVIPVLTLLTALFAALAKAPGRLVGLAVLPLGLVVVQALLAMLANASTDAAGVSTAFGLILGGLHALNGIVAVHVVVGVLRAARRLGGPAPVGHTREAVREGEPA from the coding sequence ATGCGTAAGGCATTCGTCGTCAGCGCCTCCCTGCTGCTCGCCGCGTTCGCCCTCCAGTTCGTCTTCGCCGCCGTGGGCGGGTTCACGAAGCCCGGGGGCGACGGCGCCTACGCCCTGCACAGCGTCAACGGCATGGCCGTCATCCCCGTCCTCACCCTGCTCACCGCCCTGTTCGCCGCGCTGGCGAAGGCGCCCGGCCGGCTCGTCGGACTGGCGGTCCTGCCGCTCGGCCTCGTCGTCGTGCAGGCGCTGCTCGCCATGCTCGCCAACGCCTCCACCGACGCCGCCGGAGTCAGCACCGCGTTCGGCCTGATCCTCGGCGGGTTGCACGCGCTCAACGGCATCGTCGCGGTGCACGTCGTGGTCGGCGTCCTTCGGGCAGCGCGGAGGCTGGGCGGCCCGGCGCCGGTGGGCCACACCCGCGAGGCCGTCCGGGAGGGGGAGCCGGCATGA
- a CDS encoding carboxymuconolactone decarboxylase family protein, which yields MTYRFFTPVPTKAATGRTADVYQQSRDDFLGPLPTFQVLSAVPEVLAATWSLLREALLAGDASRVERELVAAAVSRANRCQFCVDSHVLLLHALGEHGLAEVIVRGGTPPDPRHAELVRWAQASRSPRAADWSSAYRPEVTGTLLAFHFINRIVSALLDEDLLPGGLQRSPLVRSVGGRLYARAARERKEPGRSLPLLDAGTTSPPAWAGDSPVGVAYASLRAAATRGGDLLGDVARQTVTATVRWEDGRFPARPADWAVDLVRDVPGRDRIGTRIALLAAFAPSAISVGDVALWRLSHPADADLVRLVAYGAITATDHVAQAPASAHLQEGHHA from the coding sequence ATGACATATCGCTTCTTCACCCCCGTACCCACGAAGGCGGCCACCGGGCGCACCGCCGACGTCTACCAGCAGTCGCGCGACGACTTCCTCGGGCCGCTGCCCACCTTCCAGGTGCTCTCGGCCGTGCCGGAGGTGTTGGCCGCGACCTGGTCGCTGCTTCGTGAGGCCCTGCTCGCCGGGGACGCGTCCCGGGTCGAGCGCGAACTCGTCGCGGCGGCCGTGTCCCGGGCCAATCGCTGCCAGTTCTGCGTCGACTCGCACGTGCTGCTGCTGCACGCCCTGGGCGAGCACGGGCTGGCCGAGGTCATCGTCCGGGGCGGGACACCACCCGACCCGAGGCACGCCGAACTCGTCCGCTGGGCCCAGGCCAGCCGCAGCCCGCGCGCCGCCGACTGGAGCAGCGCGTACCGCCCGGAGGTCACCGGCACCCTGCTCGCCTTCCACTTCATCAACCGGATCGTCTCGGCGTTGCTCGACGAGGATCTGCTCCCCGGCGGCCTGCAACGCTCCCCGCTGGTGCGGTCGGTCGGGGGCCGGCTGTACGCCCGGGCGGCCCGGGAGCGGAAGGAGCCCGGTCGTAGCCTGCCGCTCCTCGACGCCGGTACGACGTCGCCGCCGGCCTGGGCGGGGGACAGCCCGGTCGGAGTGGCCTACGCGTCGTTGCGGGCCGCCGCCACCCGGGGCGGGGACCTGCTGGGCGACGTGGCCCGCCAGACCGTGACGGCCACCGTGCGCTGGGAGGACGGGCGGTTCCCGGCCCGGCCCGCGGACTGGGCCGTCGACCTGGTCCGGGACGTGCCCGGCAGGGACCGCATCGGGACCCGGATCGCGTTGCTGGCGGCGTTCGCGCCCAGCGCGATAAGCGTGGGGGACGTCGCCCTCTGGCGGCTGTCGCACCCCGCCGACGCCGACCTCGTCCGGCTGGTCGCGTACGGGGCGATCACTGCCACCGACCACGTCGCCCAGGCCCCGGCCTCGGCGCACCTTCAGGAGGGTCACCATGCGTAA
- a CDS encoding sensor histidine kinase, whose protein sequence is MRRDLPYALSGLALGGLLLGNAALAPDAATVGALDVVLVVAMAAGLAVCRRYPVVALGVVTATMLALHIRVHSGVSAAFPVLGVVYVAAWRSRRAAAAVASLAFLGGFLARDVSVAAVDRPNQLIVERTALLLGWFVAANVAGLVGRQRRAYLEQVEQRAIEAERTREEMALRRAGEERLRIARDLHDSLTHSISVIKVQAGIAVHLARKHGDEPSATLLAIQEASSAAMRELRTTLDVLRAPDDDRVGLARVDELAERTRAVGVPVQVTVSGPARDLPAEIDQAAYRIVQEALTNVARHAGPATAHIHVEYAPAQLTLSIADDGQASPAHPVTPGVGLRGMRERVTGLGGTLRAAANDDHGFTVRAAIPLDGPDRTGRSQEIQPAQRGAELARPRAPREVQPARSAADRRGADRREESR, encoded by the coding sequence ATGCGCCGCGACCTGCCGTACGCCCTCAGTGGCCTCGCCCTCGGCGGCCTCCTGCTCGGCAACGCCGCGCTCGCGCCGGACGCCGCGACCGTCGGAGCCCTCGACGTCGTCCTCGTCGTCGCCATGGCCGCGGGCCTGGCGGTGTGCCGGCGGTACCCGGTGGTCGCGCTGGGCGTGGTGACCGCCACGATGCTGGCCCTGCACATCCGGGTGCACTCGGGGGTCTCCGCCGCGTTTCCCGTCCTCGGCGTGGTCTACGTCGCCGCCTGGCGGAGTCGCCGGGCGGCCGCCGCCGTGGCCAGCCTCGCCTTCCTCGGTGGCTTCCTGGCCCGCGACGTCTCGGTGGCGGCGGTCGACCGGCCCAACCAGCTGATCGTCGAGCGGACGGCCCTGCTGCTGGGATGGTTCGTTGCGGCCAACGTCGCCGGACTGGTCGGCCGGCAACGCCGGGCGTACCTGGAGCAGGTCGAACAGCGGGCCATCGAGGCCGAACGCACACGCGAGGAGATGGCGTTGCGGCGTGCCGGGGAGGAGCGTCTGCGCATCGCCCGCGACCTGCACGACTCGCTGACCCACAGCATCTCGGTGATCAAGGTGCAGGCCGGGATCGCCGTGCACCTGGCCCGCAAGCACGGCGACGAGCCGTCGGCCACGCTGCTGGCTATCCAGGAGGCAAGCAGCGCCGCGATGCGGGAACTACGCACCACCCTCGACGTCCTGCGCGCCCCCGACGACGACCGCGTCGGGCTGGCCCGGGTGGACGAGCTGGCCGAGCGGACCCGGGCGGTCGGCGTACCGGTGCAGGTCACCGTCAGCGGTCCGGCCCGTGACCTGCCCGCCGAGATCGACCAGGCTGCCTATCGCATCGTCCAGGAGGCGCTGACGAACGTGGCCCGCCACGCCGGCCCAGCCACCGCACACATCCACGTCGAGTACGCACCGGCGCAGCTCACCCTCTCGATCGCCGACGACGGTCAGGCCTCACCGGCTCACCCGGTGACGCCGGGCGTGGGCCTGCGCGGCATGCGGGAACGGGTGACCGGTCTGGGCGGCACCCTCCGCGCCGCCGCCAACGACGACCACGGATTCACGGTACGGGCCGCGATCCCGCTTGACGGCCCCGACAGGACCGGGCGCTCGCAGGAGATCCAGCCAGCTCAGCGCGGCGCGGAGTTGGCCCGACCGCGCGCCCCGCGCGAGGTCCAGCCAGCTCGGTCCGCGGCGGATCGTCGCGGCGCCGACCGGAGGGAGGAGTCGCGATGA
- a CDS encoding response regulator, translating into MIRVLLADDQALMRAGFRALLDAEDGLEVVGEAADGASAVHLSRRLRPDVVLMDVQMPGLDGIEATRRIAADPDLAAIHVLIVTNYGLDSYVFAALRAGASGFLLKDADPADLLQAVAVVARGDALLAPAVTRTLISEFVSGPPPAEPAAGRDVLTAREQEIVELVAGGLSNDEIALRMVISPLTAKTHVNRAMTKLHCRDRAQLVVWAYESGLVAPRRR; encoded by the coding sequence ATGATCCGGGTTCTGCTCGCCGACGATCAGGCCCTGATGCGAGCCGGATTCCGGGCCCTGCTCGACGCCGAGGACGGCCTGGAGGTCGTCGGCGAGGCCGCCGACGGCGCCTCCGCCGTCCACCTGTCGCGACGTCTGCGCCCGGACGTGGTGCTCATGGACGTGCAGATGCCGGGGCTCGACGGCATCGAAGCCACCCGCCGCATCGCCGCCGATCCCGACCTCGCCGCGATCCACGTCCTCATCGTCACCAACTACGGGCTCGACTCGTACGTCTTCGCCGCCCTCCGCGCGGGTGCCAGCGGTTTCCTGCTCAAGGACGCGGACCCGGCCGACCTGCTCCAGGCCGTCGCCGTCGTGGCTCGCGGCGACGCCCTGCTCGCACCGGCCGTGACGCGCACGCTCATCAGCGAGTTCGTGTCCGGCCCACCGCCGGCCGAGCCGGCGGCCGGGCGTGACGTGCTGACCGCACGCGAGCAGGAGATCGTGGAGCTGGTCGCGGGCGGGCTGAGCAACGACGAGATCGCCCTGCGGATGGTGATCAGCCCGTTGACCGCCAAGACACACGTGAACCGGGCGATGACGAAGCTGCACTGTCGTGACCGCGCCCAACTTGTCGTGTGGGCGTACGAGTCGGGACTTGTCGCGCCGCGCCGTCGATGA
- a CDS encoding SAM-dependent methyltransferase, which yields MGQPNATQKPEPDLASAQRDPEEEAVHRALEGYYRTGKPPWDTGVTPPELVDLVEGHAALPPGRALELGCGTGTNATYLARHGWEVAAVDLIDRAVDHAREKAAAAGVTVRVLHGDATRLDELDVPGPFDLFFDLSCYCGVPLHRRDAYAAGLTHRAAPGALLLMFGYGPEPLGNPTHEITSWAAGVTADELRARFPGWELLDVTPGTNSVPTFWFTLRRDA from the coding sequence ATGGGTCAGCCCAACGCCACCCAGAAGCCAGAACCGGACCTGGCCTCAGCGCAGCGAGACCCGGAGGAGGAGGCCGTCCACCGCGCGCTGGAGGGCTACTACCGCACCGGCAAGCCGCCGTGGGACACCGGCGTGACGCCACCCGAGTTGGTCGACCTGGTGGAGGGCCACGCGGCGCTGCCGCCCGGCCGCGCCCTCGAACTCGGCTGCGGCACAGGCACCAACGCCACCTACCTCGCACGGCACGGCTGGGAGGTGGCGGCCGTCGATCTGATCGACCGCGCCGTCGACCACGCCAGGGAGAAGGCCGCGGCGGCGGGAGTGACGGTACGGGTGCTGCACGGAGACGCCACCCGCCTCGACGAACTGGACGTGCCGGGCCCCTTCGACCTGTTCTTCGACCTGAGCTGCTACTGCGGGGTCCCGCTACACCGCCGCGACGCCTACGCCGCCGGGCTCACCCACCGCGCCGCTCCCGGAGCACTGTTGCTGATGTTCGGGTATGGCCCCGAGCCGCTCGGCAATCCGACCCACGAAATCACGTCATGGGCGGCAGGCGTCACAGCCGACGAGCTCCGCGCCAGGTTCCCCGGCTGGGAACTGCTCGACGTCACACCGGGCACCAACTCCGTGCCGACCTTCTGGTTCACGCTGCGCCGCGACGCCTAG
- a CDS encoding TetR/AcrR family transcriptional regulator, with protein MDTVKRPDKRAERSRRTREKVVAAARELFVAQGYGATSLQEVADQAGVAVQTVYFVFRNKRTLFKDVVDTSIAGDTEPIATMDREWFRAACAEPTAAGQLRAHVHGTREILGRVAPIMPLIAAAAATDPEIAAQWPDGPDPRYTVQYAAAEALAGKPDTRPGLSIEMAADLLFGLLSPQLYLIFVRDRDWSPDAWEEWARTALISQLCADPG; from the coding sequence ATGGACACCGTCAAGCGACCGGACAAGCGAGCCGAGCGCTCACGCCGCACCCGTGAAAAGGTCGTCGCGGCGGCTCGCGAGCTGTTCGTCGCGCAGGGTTACGGGGCGACGAGCCTGCAGGAGGTCGCGGACCAGGCGGGCGTGGCCGTCCAGACTGTCTACTTCGTCTTCCGCAACAAGCGCACGCTGTTCAAGGACGTCGTCGACACGTCCATCGCCGGGGACACTGAGCCGATCGCCACTATGGATCGTGAGTGGTTCCGCGCCGCATGCGCCGAACCCACCGCAGCCGGGCAACTGCGCGCGCACGTCCACGGCACCCGCGAGATCCTGGGCCGGGTCGCCCCGATCATGCCGCTGATCGCGGCTGCCGCGGCCACCGACCCCGAGATCGCCGCACAGTGGCCCGACGGCCCCGACCCGCGTTACACAGTGCAGTACGCAGCGGCCGAAGCCTTGGCCGGAAAGCCCGACACCCGTCCCGGCCTCTCCATCGAGATGGCGGCGGATCTGCTGTTCGGCCTGCTCAGCCCGCAGCTCTACCTGATCTTCGTCCGCGACCGCGACTGGTCACCGGACGCCTGGGAAGAATGGGCCCGCACCGCCTTGATCTCCCAACTCTGCGCCGATCCCGGCTGA